The Lates calcarifer isolate ASB-BC8 linkage group LG6, TLL_Latcal_v3, whole genome shotgun sequence genome includes a region encoding these proteins:
- the pik3cd gene encoding phosphatidylinositol 4,5-bisphosphate 3-kinase catalytic subunit delta isoform isoform X2 — MPPGKYGMQEEWETEGVQEIVMDFLLPTGIFLKFPVSRNDTIQNIKRMVWKNARSEALFSALGDPDAYVFTCINQTAEREELEEETRRISDVRPFMGVLRLVAREGDRVEKLTNTQISLLIGKGLHEFEAQKNHEVNEFRTKMRTFCEEKAQERQMLPWQQWMEYSFPCDLEPCCSPPQCGNTKTKNIKKIFINVKFEACDESFMLQQDPQDHPVVLMRSALKKKATVFRSVRQEPEDYTLQVNGRWEFIYGKHPLCQFKYIFSCLRNGQNPYLTMVHHSTISKYQEDQGRMCSQVYKSRSLSRPPPLPLKKNTSSLWSINEPFYIHLLQGSRVNADEGMKLVVQAGLFHGSELLCKVVTSSEVTVCSEPLWDQRLEFDINVADLPRMSRLCFALYAVIEKTKKPRGTKKKNKKADCPIAWVNTMVFDYKDQLKTGEFLLSTWPSVPDDKSDLLNPMGTVEKNPNVDSAAGLLIRFPNIRPHPLYYPPLDKISDIERNGDASISTKEEYMKLKEIMDNKNYTEFFEDEKELLWKLRAEVRDRYPESLSKLLLITKWNKREDVVQMVSLLRNWPDLPAIHALELLDYSFPDPAVRSFTIRCLRKLSDGELLQYLIQLVQVLKYESYLDCDLTTFLLERALSNRRIGHFLFWYLRSEIHVASVSLRFGLILEAYCRGNIHHIKLLTKQNEALGKMKALSDFVKGSQKMTADDLKLCIRQESYLEALSDLLSPLNPSIILAEICADKCRFMDSKMKPLWLMYKNHFTQGDMVGIIFKNGDDLRQDMLTLQMIQLMETLWKKEGLDLRMIPYGCLSTGNKMGLIEVVKNSDTIANIQRNSSNSAATAAFNKDALLNWLKSKNPEDKLDQAIEEFTLSCAGYCVATYVLGIADRHNDNIMIRETGQLFHIDFGHILGNFKRKLGINRERVPFILTYDFVHVIQQGRTNNSEKFERFREYCERAYKILCRNGTLFVNLFAMMKAAGLPELTSFKDIQYLKDSLALGKSEDEALKNFKVKFNEALRESWKTKVNWMMHSLAKDNRP; from the exons ATGCCCCCGGGGAAGTATGGGATGCAGGAGGAATGGGAGACGGAGGGCGTCCAGGAGATCGTGATGGACTTCCTGCTGCCAACTGGGATCTTCCTCAAATTCCCTGTGTCTCGAAATGACACCATCCAAAACATCAAAAGA ATGGTTTGGAAAAATGCCAGAAGCGAGGCCCTGTTCAGTGCACTGGGTGATCCCGACGCATACGTCTTCACCTGCATCAaccagacagcagagagggaggaactgGAAGAGGAAACGAGACGTATAAGCGATGTGCGACCCTTCATGGGTGTTTTGAGGCTGGTGGCAAGGGAGGGCGACCGAGTGGAGAAACTCACCAACACCCAAATCAGCCTGCTGATTGGCAAAG GTCTGCATGAATTTGAGGCCCAGAAGAACCACGAGGTGAATGAGTTTCGGACTAAGATGCGCACATTTTGTGAAGAGAAGGCTCAGGAGCGGCAGATGTTGCCTTGGCAGCAATGGATGGAGTACAGCTTCCCATGTGACCTGGAGCCATGCTGCTCTCCACCGCAGTGTGggaacacaaagacaaagaacatCAAGAAGATTTTCATTAACGTCAAGTTCGAGGCTTGCGAT GAAAGCTTCATGCTGCAGCAGGATCCTCAGGACCACCCAGTGGTTCTGATGAGGAGCGCCCTGAAGAAAAAGGCCACTGTCTTTCGTTCAGTGCGACAGGAACCTGAGGACTACACTTTACAGGTCAATGGGAGGTGGGAGTTCATCTATGGGAAGCATCCCTTGTGCCAGTTCAAA tacattttctcatgtttgagAAATGGCCAAAACCCATATCTTACTATGGTCCACCACTCCACCATCAGCAAGTATCAGGAGGACCAGGGCAGAATGTGCAGCCAGGTATACAAGAGTCGCTCTTTGTCCAGACCACCTCCACTGCCCCTGAAGAAG AACACCTCCTCTCTGTGGTCCATCAATGAGCCTTTCTACATTCACCTGCTGCAGGGCAGCCGAGTCAATGCAGATGAAGGAATGAAG CTCGTGGTGCAGGCTGGTCTGTTCCATGGGAGCGAGCTCCTCTGTAAGGTGGTGACAAGCTCCGAGGTGACAGTATGCTCTGAGCCGCTGTGGGATCAAAGGCTGGAGTTTGACATAAACGTGGCCGACCTCCCTCGCATGAGCCGCCTGTGCTTCGCGCTCTATGCTGTCATTGAGAAAACCAAGAAACCCCGCGGCACCAAAAAGAAGAATAAGAAAGCG GATTGTCCCATAGCCTGGGTGAACACCATGGTGTTTGACTACAAAGACCAGTTGAAGACTGGGGAGTTCCTCTTGTCCACATGGCCATCTGTTCCCG ATGACAAAAGTGACCTGTTGAACCCGATGGGAACAGTCGAGAAGAACCCAAATGTGGACAGTGCTGCAGGGCTTCTCATTCGTTTCCCCAACATCCGACCACATCCTCTTTATTACCCTCCGCTCGACAAG ataAGTGACATAGAGAGGAACGGCGATGCATCGATTTCCACTAAAGAAGAG TACATGAAACTAAAAGAAATCATGGACAACAAAAACTACACAGAGTTTTTCGAGGACGAGAAGGAACTCTTGTGGAAGCTCCGTGCTGAAGTTCGCGACCGTTATCCAGAAAGTCTGTCCAAGCTGCTCCTCATCACCAAGTGGAATAAGCGAGAGGACGTAGTTCAG ATGGTGAGTCTACTGAGGAACTGGCCGGACCTCCCTGCCATCCATGCCTTGGAACTCTTAGACTACAGTTTTCCTGACCCAGCGGTCCGTTCTTTCACTATCAGATGCCTCAGGAAGCTCAG TGATGGTGAACTGCTACAGTATTTAATCCAGCTGGTCCAAGTCTTGAAGTACGAGTCCTACCTGGATTGTGACCTCACCACTTTCCTGTTAGAGAGGGCTTTGTCCAATAGGAGGATAGGACACTTTCTGTTTTGGTATCTGAG GTCAGAGATTCACGTGGCTTCTGTGTCTTTGCGTTTTGGCCTCATTCTGGAGGCCTACTGCAGGGGAAATATCCACCACATCAAGCTCTTAACCAAACAG AACGAGGCTCTGGGCAAAATGAAGGCCCTGAGCGACTTTGTCAAGGGCTCCCAGAAGATGACAGCGGATGATCTGAAGCTGTGTATCAGACAGGAGTCGTACCTGGAGGCCCTGTCAGACCTGCTGTCACCACTCAACCCCAGCATCATCCTCGCTGAGATCTG TGCAGACAAGTGTCGATTTATGGACTCCAAGATGAAGCCGCTGTGGTTGATGTACAAGAATCACTTTACTCAAGGAGACATGGTGGGCATCATCTTCAAGAATGGAGATG ATCTTCGACAAGACATGTTGACCCTCCAGATGATCCAGCTCATGGAAACTTTATGGAAGAAAGAAGGCCTTGATCTCAG GATGATCCCTTACGGCTGCCTGTCCACTGGGAATAAGATGGGGCTCATCGAGGTTGTGAAGAACTCTGACACCATTGCCAATATCCAGCGCAACAGCAGTAACAGTGCTGCCACCGCTGCCTTCAACAAGGATGCCCTGCTCAACTGGCTCAAATCTAAGAATCCTGA GGACAAACTTGATCAAGCAATAGAAGAGTTCACGCTGTCCTGTGCTGGCTACTGTGTAGCTACTTACGTCTTGGGCATCGCAGATCGTCACAATGACAATATTATGATCAGGGAAACTGGACAG CTGTTCCACATTGACTTTGGGCATATCCTGGGCAACTTCAAGCGGAAACTAGGGATCAACAGGGAGCGTGTGCCTTTCATCTTGACATATGACTTTGTCCATGTGATCCAGCAGGGACGGACAAACAACAGTGAGAAGTTTGAGAG GTTCAGGGAATACTGTGAGCGGGCCTATAAGATCCTGTGTCGGAACGGGACGCTGTTCGTCAACCTCTTCGCTATGATGAAGGCAGCAGGACTGCCAGAGCTCACCTCCTTCAAAGACATCCAGTATCTAAAG GATTCTTTAGCATTGGGCAAGTCAGAGGATGAGGCACTGAAGAATTTCAAAGTAAAGTTTAACGAAGCTCTGCGAGAGAGCTGGAAGACCAAGGTCAACTGGATGATGCACTCCTTGGCCAAAGATAACAGACCGTGA
- the pik3cd gene encoding phosphatidylinositol 4,5-bisphosphate 3-kinase catalytic subunit delta isoform isoform X1 — protein sequence MPPGKYGMQEEWETEGVQEIVMDFLLPTGIFLKFPVSRNDTIQNIKRMVWKNARSEALFSALGDPDAYVFTCINQTAEREELEEETRRISDVRPFMGVLRLVAREGDRVEKLTNTQISLLIGKGLHEFEAQKNHEVNEFRTKMRTFCEEKAQERQMLPWQQWMEYSFPCDLEPCCSPPQCGNTKTKNIKKIFINVKFEACDESFMLQQDPQDHPVVLMRSALKKKATVFRSVRQEPEDYTLQVNGRWEFIYGKHPLCQFKYIFSCLRNGQNPYLTMVHHSTISKYQEDQGRMCSQVYKSRSLSRPPPLPLKKQNTSSLWSINEPFYIHLLQGSRVNADEGMKLVVQAGLFHGSELLCKVVTSSEVTVCSEPLWDQRLEFDINVADLPRMSRLCFALYAVIEKTKKPRGTKKKNKKADCPIAWVNTMVFDYKDQLKTGEFLLSTWPSVPDDKSDLLNPMGTVEKNPNVDSAAGLLIRFPNIRPHPLYYPPLDKISDIERNGDASISTKEEYMKLKEIMDNKNYTEFFEDEKELLWKLRAEVRDRYPESLSKLLLITKWNKREDVVQMVSLLRNWPDLPAIHALELLDYSFPDPAVRSFTIRCLRKLSDGELLQYLIQLVQVLKYESYLDCDLTTFLLERALSNRRIGHFLFWYLRSEIHVASVSLRFGLILEAYCRGNIHHIKLLTKQNEALGKMKALSDFVKGSQKMTADDLKLCIRQESYLEALSDLLSPLNPSIILAEICADKCRFMDSKMKPLWLMYKNHFTQGDMVGIIFKNGDDLRQDMLTLQMIQLMETLWKKEGLDLRMIPYGCLSTGNKMGLIEVVKNSDTIANIQRNSSNSAATAAFNKDALLNWLKSKNPEDKLDQAIEEFTLSCAGYCVATYVLGIADRHNDNIMIRETGQLFHIDFGHILGNFKRKLGINRERVPFILTYDFVHVIQQGRTNNSEKFERFREYCERAYKILCRNGTLFVNLFAMMKAAGLPELTSFKDIQYLKDSLALGKSEDEALKNFKVKFNEALRESWKTKVNWMMHSLAKDNRP from the exons ATGCCCCCGGGGAAGTATGGGATGCAGGAGGAATGGGAGACGGAGGGCGTCCAGGAGATCGTGATGGACTTCCTGCTGCCAACTGGGATCTTCCTCAAATTCCCTGTGTCTCGAAATGACACCATCCAAAACATCAAAAGA ATGGTTTGGAAAAATGCCAGAAGCGAGGCCCTGTTCAGTGCACTGGGTGATCCCGACGCATACGTCTTCACCTGCATCAaccagacagcagagagggaggaactgGAAGAGGAAACGAGACGTATAAGCGATGTGCGACCCTTCATGGGTGTTTTGAGGCTGGTGGCAAGGGAGGGCGACCGAGTGGAGAAACTCACCAACACCCAAATCAGCCTGCTGATTGGCAAAG GTCTGCATGAATTTGAGGCCCAGAAGAACCACGAGGTGAATGAGTTTCGGACTAAGATGCGCACATTTTGTGAAGAGAAGGCTCAGGAGCGGCAGATGTTGCCTTGGCAGCAATGGATGGAGTACAGCTTCCCATGTGACCTGGAGCCATGCTGCTCTCCACCGCAGTGTGggaacacaaagacaaagaacatCAAGAAGATTTTCATTAACGTCAAGTTCGAGGCTTGCGAT GAAAGCTTCATGCTGCAGCAGGATCCTCAGGACCACCCAGTGGTTCTGATGAGGAGCGCCCTGAAGAAAAAGGCCACTGTCTTTCGTTCAGTGCGACAGGAACCTGAGGACTACACTTTACAGGTCAATGGGAGGTGGGAGTTCATCTATGGGAAGCATCCCTTGTGCCAGTTCAAA tacattttctcatgtttgagAAATGGCCAAAACCCATATCTTACTATGGTCCACCACTCCACCATCAGCAAGTATCAGGAGGACCAGGGCAGAATGTGCAGCCAGGTATACAAGAGTCGCTCTTTGTCCAGACCACCTCCACTGCCCCTGAAGAAG CAGAACACCTCCTCTCTGTGGTCCATCAATGAGCCTTTCTACATTCACCTGCTGCAGGGCAGCCGAGTCAATGCAGATGAAGGAATGAAG CTCGTGGTGCAGGCTGGTCTGTTCCATGGGAGCGAGCTCCTCTGTAAGGTGGTGACAAGCTCCGAGGTGACAGTATGCTCTGAGCCGCTGTGGGATCAAAGGCTGGAGTTTGACATAAACGTGGCCGACCTCCCTCGCATGAGCCGCCTGTGCTTCGCGCTCTATGCTGTCATTGAGAAAACCAAGAAACCCCGCGGCACCAAAAAGAAGAATAAGAAAGCG GATTGTCCCATAGCCTGGGTGAACACCATGGTGTTTGACTACAAAGACCAGTTGAAGACTGGGGAGTTCCTCTTGTCCACATGGCCATCTGTTCCCG ATGACAAAAGTGACCTGTTGAACCCGATGGGAACAGTCGAGAAGAACCCAAATGTGGACAGTGCTGCAGGGCTTCTCATTCGTTTCCCCAACATCCGACCACATCCTCTTTATTACCCTCCGCTCGACAAG ataAGTGACATAGAGAGGAACGGCGATGCATCGATTTCCACTAAAGAAGAG TACATGAAACTAAAAGAAATCATGGACAACAAAAACTACACAGAGTTTTTCGAGGACGAGAAGGAACTCTTGTGGAAGCTCCGTGCTGAAGTTCGCGACCGTTATCCAGAAAGTCTGTCCAAGCTGCTCCTCATCACCAAGTGGAATAAGCGAGAGGACGTAGTTCAG ATGGTGAGTCTACTGAGGAACTGGCCGGACCTCCCTGCCATCCATGCCTTGGAACTCTTAGACTACAGTTTTCCTGACCCAGCGGTCCGTTCTTTCACTATCAGATGCCTCAGGAAGCTCAG TGATGGTGAACTGCTACAGTATTTAATCCAGCTGGTCCAAGTCTTGAAGTACGAGTCCTACCTGGATTGTGACCTCACCACTTTCCTGTTAGAGAGGGCTTTGTCCAATAGGAGGATAGGACACTTTCTGTTTTGGTATCTGAG GTCAGAGATTCACGTGGCTTCTGTGTCTTTGCGTTTTGGCCTCATTCTGGAGGCCTACTGCAGGGGAAATATCCACCACATCAAGCTCTTAACCAAACAG AACGAGGCTCTGGGCAAAATGAAGGCCCTGAGCGACTTTGTCAAGGGCTCCCAGAAGATGACAGCGGATGATCTGAAGCTGTGTATCAGACAGGAGTCGTACCTGGAGGCCCTGTCAGACCTGCTGTCACCACTCAACCCCAGCATCATCCTCGCTGAGATCTG TGCAGACAAGTGTCGATTTATGGACTCCAAGATGAAGCCGCTGTGGTTGATGTACAAGAATCACTTTACTCAAGGAGACATGGTGGGCATCATCTTCAAGAATGGAGATG ATCTTCGACAAGACATGTTGACCCTCCAGATGATCCAGCTCATGGAAACTTTATGGAAGAAAGAAGGCCTTGATCTCAG GATGATCCCTTACGGCTGCCTGTCCACTGGGAATAAGATGGGGCTCATCGAGGTTGTGAAGAACTCTGACACCATTGCCAATATCCAGCGCAACAGCAGTAACAGTGCTGCCACCGCTGCCTTCAACAAGGATGCCCTGCTCAACTGGCTCAAATCTAAGAATCCTGA GGACAAACTTGATCAAGCAATAGAAGAGTTCACGCTGTCCTGTGCTGGCTACTGTGTAGCTACTTACGTCTTGGGCATCGCAGATCGTCACAATGACAATATTATGATCAGGGAAACTGGACAG CTGTTCCACATTGACTTTGGGCATATCCTGGGCAACTTCAAGCGGAAACTAGGGATCAACAGGGAGCGTGTGCCTTTCATCTTGACATATGACTTTGTCCATGTGATCCAGCAGGGACGGACAAACAACAGTGAGAAGTTTGAGAG GTTCAGGGAATACTGTGAGCGGGCCTATAAGATCCTGTGTCGGAACGGGACGCTGTTCGTCAACCTCTTCGCTATGATGAAGGCAGCAGGACTGCCAGAGCTCACCTCCTTCAAAGACATCCAGTATCTAAAG GATTCTTTAGCATTGGGCAAGTCAGAGGATGAGGCACTGAAGAATTTCAAAGTAAAGTTTAACGAAGCTCTGCGAGAGAGCTGGAAGACCAAGGTCAACTGGATGATGCACTCCTTGGCCAAAGATAACAGACCGTGA